A single region of the Pseudomonadota bacterium genome encodes:
- a CDS encoding DNA topoisomerase IV subunit A: MDTLTNYGELHQLFDDNFIDYTSYVVKERAIPDIADGFKPVQRRILQTLFNMDDGRFHKVANVVGSTMKLHPHGDASIFAALVNLANKGYLIDRQGNYGNIYTGDQASAARYIECRLSPLARETIFNKDLTEFVDSYDGRMLEPVALPAKIPLLLMQGAEGIAVGMATKIMPHNFVELLEAQIRILQGKEFEFFPDFLQGGYVDVSGYDQGNGRIKCRAKIIEKNEKTIVIKELPYTTTTQSLIESIEKAARSNRIKILSIDDYTAEEVEIEIKLARGIYAADTIRALYAFTDCEVPITPNLTLIKDNSPVNISVNQVLEYNTHKLVGDLEHELNIELSRLKEKLQHNLLEQIFIEERLYKKIEECKSYPAILETVENSLQPYLADLVREITKEDIERLLEIRIKRISRYDIDKKRKDIKEINENIKEVTQSLTDMVGFTINYIKCLLKRYGNQYPRKTEITTFTEVQARKVALSNLTVTYDEKDGFLGYQVKGNPETAISCSEYDKVMLLFKHGLYKIINVTEKTFVGADLLWFGKVDEKLLFNVVYKDGEQDISYLKRFHMPKFILEKEYRLFTEHSKSNIQILLFGEEGSLRCNLVPSKRTRTNTLDLEINEFLVKGASAIGKRISTRPVRRITEIKSKKIEIEVKAKEVAEEPEVVETPMNVDIMPAQEISEEKKAKPIQPGLFDTARKKQ, from the coding sequence ATGGATACCTTGACAAATTACGGTGAATTGCATCAATTATTCGATGATAATTTCATAGATTATACCTCTTATGTTGTCAAGGAACGGGCGATTCCCGACATTGCGGACGGTTTCAAGCCCGTACAACGCCGGATACTCCAGACTTTATTTAATATGGATGACGGCCGTTTTCATAAAGTCGCCAATGTTGTAGGATCTACCATGAAGCTTCATCCTCACGGTGATGCTTCAATCTTTGCGGCGCTGGTCAATCTTGCCAATAAAGGTTATCTCATTGACCGACAGGGAAATTATGGAAATATCTATACGGGTGACCAGGCGTCTGCCGCCCGTTATATCGAGTGTAGGCTTTCACCGCTGGCCCGGGAAACCATTTTCAATAAAGACCTTACCGAATTTGTAGACTCCTATGACGGGCGTATGCTTGAGCCTGTTGCATTACCCGCAAAAATTCCCTTATTACTTATGCAGGGCGCTGAAGGAATCGCCGTGGGCATGGCCACCAAAATCATGCCCCATAACTTTGTGGAATTGCTGGAAGCCCAGATCCGGATTTTACAGGGGAAGGAGTTTGAGTTTTTTCCGGATTTTCTTCAAGGCGGATATGTTGATGTTTCAGGATATGATCAAGGCAACGGCAGAATCAAATGCAGAGCAAAAATCATTGAGAAAAATGAAAAGACAATTGTCATAAAGGAACTGCCTTACACAACCACAACCCAATCCCTGATTGAAAGCATTGAAAAGGCGGCTCGGTCAAACCGGATCAAAATTCTCTCCATAGATGATTATACCGCCGAGGAAGTAGAGATCGAAATCAAGCTTGCCCGTGGAATTTATGCGGCAGACACGATCCGGGCGCTCTATGCCTTTACTGACTGTGAAGTACCGATCACCCCGAATCTCACGTTGATCAAGGACAATTCACCGGTCAATATTTCAGTTAATCAAGTTCTCGAATACAATACTCACAAGCTTGTAGGCGATCTCGAACATGAATTGAATATAGAGCTTTCTCGACTTAAAGAAAAACTTCAGCATAATTTGCTGGAGCAGATTTTTATCGAGGAGCGGCTGTACAAGAAGATTGAAGAATGCAAGAGTTACCCGGCAATACTTGAAACAGTAGAAAATTCCTTGCAACCCTATCTTGCCGATCTTGTCCGGGAAATCACCAAGGAAGACATTGAGCGGCTCCTTGAAATTCGAATCAAGCGTATCTCCCGTTATGATATCGACAAAAAAAGAAAAGATATCAAAGAGATAAATGAAAACATCAAAGAGGTTACGCAGAGCCTTACAGATATGGTCGGATTTACGATCAATTACATTAAATGTTTGCTGAAACGCTATGGAAATCAGTATCCGCGAAAAACTGAAATCACTACTTTCACCGAGGTTCAGGCTCGAAAAGTCGCTCTTTCCAATTTGACCGTGACCTATGATGAAAAGGATGGTTTTCTCGGTTATCAGGTCAAAGGGAATCCAGAGACAGCCATATCCTGTTCCGAATACGACAAGGTGATGCTGCTTTTTAAACACGGATTGTATAAAATCATCAATGTCACTGAAAAAACCTTTGTCGGAGCTGATTTGTTATGGTTCGGCAAGGTGGACGAAAAGCTCCTTTTTAATGTCGTTTACAAAGACGGGGAACAGGATATTTCGTATCTCAAACGCTTTCATATGCCAAAATTCATCCTTGAAAAAGAATACAGGCTCTTCACGGAACACAGCAAATCCAACATTCAAATATTACTTTTTGGTGAAGAGGGAAGTTTGCGCTGCAACCTGGTGCCGTCCAAGCGAACTCGCACTAATACCCTGGATTTGGAAATCAACGAATTTCTTGTCAAGGGTGCATCGGCAATCGGTAAGAGAATTTCCACCAGGCCGGTACGACGCATTACGGAGATAAAATCCAAAAAAATTGAAATCGAAGTCAAGGCAAAAGAAGTTGCAGAAGAGCCGGAAGTCGTTGAAACTCCGATGAATGTCGATATTATGCCTGCTCAAGAAATTTCCGAAGAAAAGAAGGCAAAACCTATTCAGCCGGGGCTTTTTGATACTGCTCGGAAAAAACAATGA